In the genome of Aedes aegypti strain LVP_AGWG chromosome 2, AaegL5.0 Primary Assembly, whole genome shotgun sequence, the window gaacaattatgttcacaataaacgacaatttcgtcagctctaAAGAACAATTGGGTTCAACTCAAATAGGCAATTTCAccatatttcacaaaacaaataaaattggcAATTTCACCACATTTCACAAAACAAATAAAACTGGCAATGTCACCACACTTTTCGAAAACATATAAAATTGGCAATTCGCCACCCCGATGAAAAATCGATTAACTCCAACgcgtttccatgatcctcgtcgccacttttatatcctgcaaataaagaataaaataatatgttaatctgtccacagtccgggaactCTCTCGACTCTGCGCTTAcggcagccagtatttatagctcagaaatcccgtaggtatgatcaagtaaaaggtaccaaaGCCACAAGGAATATCACTTGatataggtagacatgacaaatGCTAAAGAAAAAAAACGAGTTGCTTTAGAGCAATATATATGCGTATATGTTTGaaaagtatgagatttttcaatttaaacgtCCATGGTAAAATGTATACTTTAAAAGGAATTAATACTCATGATTTAGCACTCTATAATTTCTTTAGCAAACTAAACTAATTTTGAATACGctgtttacttaatttttttgGCTGGGAGTAAAAAGATAGTATTCCAGCAAATTTGGCAAAAAGGATAAATTATCAGAGGGACATTGTGTCAGAGATTGGTggatattatttttgaaaaaaaaactacctaaTTGTTCAACCAAAACCATCATGTAAGATCTTATTtattcataacattgtagaataatagttgaacgattcCACTTTATAAAACAAACCGTCCTAGAGTGAGTTTTTCTTTCAAATGAGAGCTTACCAACTATATATGTTAAATGATTCATCAACGATGTTATATTAATGCAATGAAAAATACCCGATTTACAATCAGTCAATACAGAAAACAAAATGCCTCAACAAATTAATTTACTTAATATTAAATTGCGTTTCGAGTTTGTCAGCAATCATTTTGGCAATAGCCAGCGAGCTTGTCGCTCCCGGCGATGGTGCATTTCGGCAGTGCAGAATATTCTGGGCAAGAGCATTGTCTCCTTTTCcatgatcaaaaacaaaatcgtcCACCAGATTTCCATCTATATCCAGCGCTTGTGCTCGTACTCCTGCAGGTCCCCGTTGAACGTCGTATTCCTGGACATCAGGAATGAATTTCTGCAACTCTTTGACTTGCAACGGAATGAAGGCTGATCTGGCCATTTCCTGCATTCCAGCGCCAACATACTTCAACGCCATTTTTATGAAGCCGGGATACTTCAACGCATCGATTAACTCGACCACGTTTATATCACTCCACTTGTAGCCTTCGCGTTTAAATGCCAACACGGCATTTGGTCCCAACCAAACGCTTCCATCCATTCGAGGAGTAAAATGAACGCCCAAGAAAGGAAATCTTGGATCAGGCACTGGATAAATGTTACCCTTAACCATGTGGCATTTGGCTGGATTCAACAGGAGATATTCTCCTCTGAATGGGACTATTTTCGGTAGGGGCGAACATCCCGTCAGTTCGGCCACTTTATCCGACTGCAGACCGCCACAAGTGAGAATATACTTCGATTGGACGGTATTATTCTTATTACTTCTGACCGCAATCGGATAGTTGGGATCCTTCGTTTCCTCAAATTTGGACACCTCGAAATTTAGATGAATGTCGCCACCCGCTTGTTTAAAGTCCTTGGCGTAGTACTGCGTCACAAGTTCCCAGTCGACGATGCCCGTGTGTGGCGACCAGATCGCTTTCAGACCCTCGCAGTACGGTTCGATTTCCTTGATTCGTTTTGCATCAACCAACTCCACGTCGGGCACTTTGTTAGCGAGGGACCGCTGGTAGAGATCCTGCAAATAGAATGTACGGAAATTTGTAAATTAATATATTAGTGTTGAGAATTAcagttcacaaaaaaaatcagtgcgcatcgtaccttcgtgctgtgtgtacacgaattctctctgttctTTGAAGTTtgtaaaaactacctaaagcaataaaac includes:
- the LOC110676307 gene encoding L-2-hydroxyglutarate dehydrogenase, mitochondrial: MLSKTIDRSILRLYSVANSNPKANNRAFLPAIRAYSENAKRQYDLVVVGGGIVGTASAREILLRHPSLKVAVVEKEHKLAFHQSGHNSGVIHAGIYYKPGSLKAKLCVEGLHLSYKYFDEKNVPYKKVGKLIVATNEDEVGRLNDLYQRSLANKVPDVELVDAKRIKEIEPYCEGLKAIWSPHTGIVDWELVTQYYAKDFKQAGGDIHLNFEVSKFEETKDPNYPIAVRSNKNNTVQSKYILTCGGLQSDKVAELTGCSPLPKIVPFRGEYLLLNPAKCHMVKGNIYPVPDPRFPFLGVHFTPRMDGSVWLGPNAVLAFKREGYKWSDINVVELIDALKYPGFIKMALKYVGAGMQEMARSAFIPLQVKELQKFIPDVQEYDVQRGPAGVRAQALDIDGNLVDDFVFDHGKGDNALAQNILHCRNAPSPGATSSLAIAKMIADKLETQFNIK